A genomic region of Kluyveromyces marxianus DMKU3-1042 DNA, complete genome, chromosome 5 contains the following coding sequences:
- the PEX1 gene encoding AAA family ATPase peroxin 1, translated as MDGQELHFQGLRIVYSQELSSNLVRLPNKICRLLDQSDIPVQEFGIKINADVDVGWDGQTSKSFRGTDQTLEMNAILAGEYKLQMGQLVDISIKRYDSSSFVTEVHVEPKGFQDWETIESNAAFFQDQILYQTRLVRKGAHLLCFMRNVVCKFSIKSMMPDHLEVGRLTNDTLVIVEPKLREEVETNEGLVVDNSQKVIKRTLLDKGDLSGVSIALKTRENKYEYATVSVIRAPFEEDKSKGKTKSGGGGSSSTSSSVPSSIGMGMGICCKVYEDDSLRDESVKMSRMLRKALQLPANNGYKVRVSYVKKLPKTPFDVVICPHGSGSSGTEGEEDSTTTVEEYFNCIKKLDILSDNLLVQDKDLDVKFTVKLRGGKGSPVPFGKCPADVSKVTVSERTNIALDVGLDPTSSPRKLIGFEKTYLEILDTVRAPLAMSSSFLVQGGAGMGKTLVLQNLAFDLINDGYHVQYVDGDAVPDSTNLAKTKQYLSELVHSAYWHMPSVILFDNADSLFTAAKSVDDQPSSGNSRGLYSQTSTKLTQMFMSDVQRAMDVAAGGSGSGVEVEIKVVFGAKSQESLNKMLFQKQFVGDTWTLKPPTRYQRNDILQWLLSEKSIELAGDTSVTELSLETEGYSPADLALLVDRLFYEVVSRDHAQQQQQQQPLTRAMVESCVSQFTPASLRSVKLQKGTGVKWSDIGGLREAKRLLLETLEWPNKYAPIFARSPLRLRSGILLYGYPGCGKTMLASAVAQQCGLNFISVKGPEILNKYIGASEQSVRELFERAQAAKPCILFFDEFDSIAPKRGHDSTGVTDRVVNQLLTQMDGAEGLEGVYVLAATSRPDLIDSALLRPGRLDKSVLCDIPDEEERAEILRAITRGKMALDASCDVGAVARLARGFTGADLQGVVNNAYLKAVHRSLGEDRPGDHSGVHPAPQDAPQNDASQGDTRPPYICLGKRKPLDGETLERIGGKLKQLGISIGSASASASATGTGRTSGIVVSAEDLEAACLDAKPSISRQELEKLTAVYRKFIGDREGKMPSGEASQKVGGRTTLA; from the coding sequence ATGGATGGCCAAGAATTGCATTTCCAAGGTTTAAGGATAGTGTACTCTCAAGAATTGAGTTCGAACTTGGTGCGGCTGCCAAATAAGATATGCAGGTTGCTTGACCAGTCCGATATACCAGTGCAAGAATTTGGGATAAAGATCAATGcagatgttgatgttggtTGGGATGGGCAAACGTCGAAATCTTTCCGTGGGACAGACCAAACACTTGAAATGAATGCGATATTGGCGGGAGAGTACAAGCTTCAGATGGGCCAACTTGTGGATATATCTATTAAAAGGTACGATTCGAGTAGTTTTGTAACCGAGGTACATGTTGAGCCTAAGGGGTTTCAGGATTGGGAAACGATTGAATCGAATGCTGCTTTTTTCCAGGACCAAATTCTTTACCAGACGCGGTTAGTGAGGAAAGGCGCACATTTACTATGTTTTATGCGAAACGTAGTGTGCAAATTTAGTATAAAGAGCATGATGCCTGATCATTTAGAAGTGGGCAGGCTCACGAATGACACGTTGGTGATAGTTGAACCGAAGTTGAGAGAAGAGGTTGAGACGAATGAGGGTCTGGTTGTTGACAATTCGCAAAAAGTTATCAAGAGAACGTTGTTAGACAAAGGCGACTTGAGCGGAGTGTCGATTGCGTTGAAGACGCGCGAGAACAAGTACGAGTACGCTACTGTTAGTGTCATTCGGGCTCCTTTCGAGGAGGACAAGAGCAAAGGCAAGACCAAGAGCGGCGGCGGCggcagtagtagtactagcAGTAGCGTGCCATCATCGATCGGTATGGGCATGGGGATATGTTGCAAAGTGTACGAAGATGATTCATTACGCGACGAGAGTGTGAAGATGAGCCGGATGTTGAGGAAAGCATTGCAATTGCCTGCGAATAACGGGTACAAAGTGAGGGTGTCGTACGTCAAGAAGCTACCCAAGACGCCATTTGATGTGGTTATCTGTCCGCATGGGAGCGGGAGCAGCGGAACAGAGGGAGAAGAGGATTCCACCACTACTGTTGAGGAGTACTTTAACTGTATCAAGAAACTAGATATTTTGAGCGACAACCTTCTGGTGCAAGACAAGGACCTGGACGTGAAGTTTACGGTGAAGCTTAGAGGTGGCAAAGGCAGCCCAGTTCCATTTGGGAAATGTCCAGCGGACGTTTCGAAAGTCACGGTGAGTGAGAGGACGAATATAGCGCTAGACGTGGGCCTCGACCCAACTTCCAGCCCTCGAAAGCTCATTGGCTTCGAAAAGACGTACTTAGAGATACTTGACACCGTGCGCGCGCCATTGGCCATGTCCAGCTCGTTTCTGGTGCAAGGAGGCGCTGGCATGGGCAAGACGCTTGTTCTACAAAACCTCGCGTTCGACTTGATTAACGACGGGTACCACGTCCAGTACGTGGACGGGGATGCGGTCCCGGACTCTACGAACCTCGCCAAGACCAAACAGTACCTCAGCGAACTCGTACACTCGGCCTACTGGCACATGCCGTCCGTGATACTGTTTGACAACGCGGACTCGCTGTTCACTGCGGCGAAATCGGTCGACGACCAGCCATCCTCGGGCAACTCGCGCGGCCTGTACTCGCAAACGTCTACCAAGCTGACGCAGATGTTCATGAGCGACGTGCAGCGGGCTATGGATGTTGCAGCTGGCGGCAGCGGCAGCGGGGTCGAGGTCGAGATCAAAGTTGTGTTCGGGGCCAAGTCCCAGGAGTCCTTGAACAAGATGCTGTTCCAGAAGCAGTTTGTCGGCGACACATGGACGTTGAAGCCGCCTACGCGGTATCAAAGAAACGACATATTGCAGTGGCTATTGAGCGAGAAGTCCATTGAGCTAGCCGGGGACACGAGCGTCACCGAGCTGTCGCTCGAGACCGAGGGCTACTCGCCCGCGGACCTGGCGCTGTTGGTGGACCGGTTGTTCTACGAGGTggtgtcacgtgaccacgcgcagcagcagcagcagcagcagccgcTAACGCGCGCGATGGTGGAGTCGTGCGTGTCGCAGTTCACGCCGGCGTCGTTGCGGTCTGTGAAGTTGCAGAAGGGCACGGGCGTGAAGTGGAGCGACATTGGCGGGCTGCGCGAGGCGAAGCGGCTGTTGCTCGAGACGCTGGAGTGGCCCAACAAGTACGCGCCGATTTTCGCGCGTTCGCCGCTCCGGCTAAGGTCTGGTATATTGTTGTACGGGTACCCCGGTTGCGGGAAGACGATGCTTGCGAGCGCAGTGGCGCAACAATGCGGGTTGAACTTCATATCTGTGAAGGGTCCTGAGATATTGAACAAGTACATTGGTGCGTCGGAGCAAAGCGTGCGGGAGCTATTTGAGCGGGCGCAGGCGGCTAAGCCGTGCATTTTGTTCTTCGATGAGTTTGATTCGATAGCGCCGAAGCGTGGCCACGACTCTACTGGGGTGACGGACCGGGTGGTGAACCAGCTGCTTACGCAGATGGACGGTGCGGAGGGGTTAGAGGGAGTGTATGTGTTGGCGGCTACTAGCCGCCCGGATTTAATCGATTCTGCGTTGTTACGGCCGGGCCGTTTGGACAAGAGCGTGTTGTGCGATATTCCGGACGAGGAAGAGCGGGCGGAGATACTACGTGCGATCACGCGAGGGAAGATGGCGCTTGACGCGTCGTGCGACGTTGGCGCGGTGGCGCGGCTGGCACGCGGGTTCACGGGTGCGGATCTGCAGGGCGTGGTGAACAACGCGTACTTGAAGGCTGTGCACCGGTCATTAGGGGAGGACCGTCCTGGGGACCATTCTGGGGTGCATCCTGCACCCCAGGATGCACCCCAGAATGATGCGTCTCAGGGCGACACCCGTCCGCCGTACATCTGTTTGGGGAAGCGCAAGCCGCTCGATGGCGAGACTTTGGAGAGAATCGGCGGCAAGCTCAAGCAACTGGGCATTAGCATTGGCTCtgccagtgccagtgccagtgcCACTGGCACTGGCAGAACCTCTGGCATTGTGGTTTCCGCGGAGGACCTGGAGGCGGCATGTCTGGACGCAAAGCCCAGCATTTCGCGCCAGGAGCTCGAGAAGCTAACCGCCGTGTACCGCAAGTTTATAGGCGACAGAGAAGGGAAGATGCCGTCCGGGGAAGCCTCGCAGAAAGTGGGCGGACGCACCACTTTAGCATAA
- the APS2 gene encoding Aps2p encodes MSVQFIICLNKQGIVRLLRWFVKLDTSEHATHQEYIQHVFKVVSQRDHRHQSNFIEFSEHTKLVHKRYAGLYFIMGVDKGDEELIYLSQIHLFVEVLDSFFGNVCELDILFNFYKAYMVMDEMFVAGEIQSTSKQQLLERIGELDKLN; translated from the coding sequence atgtCGGTACAgtttattatttgtttgaataAGCAAGGGATAGTACGGTTGCTCCGCTGGTTTGTGAAGCTAGATACATCAGAGCACGCTACACACCAAGAATATATACAGCATGTTTTCAAGGTGGTATCGCAGCGGGACCACAGGCACCAAAGTAACTTTATTGAATTTTCCGAGCACACAAAATTGGTTCACAAACGGTATGCGGGCTTATATTTCATTATGGGAGTAGATAAAGGCGATGAAGAGTTGATCTATCTATCACAAATCCATCTATTCGTCGAGGTGCTAGACTCATTCTTCGGAAATGTGTGTGAATTggatattttgttcaatttcTACAAGGCTTACATGGTAATGGACGAGATGTTCGTTGCGGGGGAGATACAGAGTACGTCAAAACAGCAGCTATTGGAGCGGATCGGGGAATTGGATAAGCTTAACTAG
- the CDC8 gene encoding bifunctional thymidylate/uridylate kinase codes for MTRGKLILIEGLDRTGKSTQSEKIVKELGDEVVLFKFPERSTPIGGLINQYLTDRSFDLPPQSIHLLFSANRWEVNAKIRSLLESGKHVVLDRYVYSGVAYSAAKQIPGMDISWCLNPDKGLVKPDLTLFLSNQDSSSLQDRDGYGEERYEKAAFQKKVRETFFQVFDAIPDDNVVIVDVTGKSIEQVFDTIMPLVRKVLGNNSEDYLYF; via the coding sequence ATGACACGAGGTAAACTTATACTGATAGAAGGTCTAGATAGAACTGGGAAGTCTACGCAATCGGAAAAGATAGTCAAAGAGCTAGGCGATGAGGTTGTCTTGTTCAAGTTCCCAGAGAGATCCACGCCGATTGGCGGGTTGATAAACCAGTATCTAACAGATAGAAGTTTTGATCTGCCACCGCAATCtattcatcttcttttttcgGCTAATAGATGGGAGGTCAATGCGAAGATCCGCTCGCTATTGGAATCGGGCAAGCACGTTGTGTTAGACAGATACGTGTACTCAGGAGTCGCATATTCAGCAGCCAAGCAAATACCTGGCATGGACATCTCGTGGTGTCTAAATCCCGATAAAGGATTGGTGAAACCAGACTTGACCTTGTTTCTGTCTAATCAGGACTCGTCTTCTCTGCAAGATCGTGATGGATACGGAGAAGAACGATACGAAAAGGCTGCCTTTCAGAAAAAGGTCCGTGAGACATTTTTCCAGGTGTTTGATGCTATCCCGGACGATAATGTTGTGATTGTAGATGTTACAGGCAAATCGATAGAACAAGTATTTGATACGATAATGCCGCTAGTCCGCAAAGTCCTGGGAAACAATTCAGAAGATTACTTATACTTTTGA
- the CDC14 gene encoding phosphoprotein phosphatase CDC14, giving the protein MGKRLSMDNTIEFLKGRVYLGAYDYIPEDDDEVVFFTVENTLFYNRFHLDFGPMHIGHLYRYAVIFHEILNDPENFQKAVVFYSSTSTRQRSNAACMLCCYMVLIQGWTPHQVLQPLAQVDPPFMPFRDAGYSNADFEITIQDVVYGIWRAKENGLIDLSNFQLETYEKYERVENGDLNALTPDFIAFASPQEEMRRHQPLGASSKALSSKPHLNQPFRKVLEYFKENDVQLVVRLNSHLYNKKHFEDIGIQHLDMIFEDGTCPDLSIVQNFVGAAETIIKQGGKIAVHCKAGLGRTGCLIGAHLIYTYGFTANECIGFLRFMRPGMVVGPQQHWLYLNQNTFREWKYTMRLSQEPSDVIGGLYPLITLEEYKIQKKKKKVAYESEYTQDDHTMTPPSVSRKTMGFQKSTTTAVPQQSPGQPRKGHGGNTIEDINKKENQGAGKIADNNSDLDDSMNTENSMKTSPSDTRPINSSLVEDADALKQVLPKNRRLVSSNGKRTTSGVRKVSSSKR; this is encoded by the coding sequence ATGGGTAAGCGTCTGTCTATGGATAATACCATAGAGTTTTTGAAAGGAAGGGTTTATCTTGGAGCATATGATTACATaccagaagatgatgatgaagtaGTGTTCTTCACTGTTGAAAACACTTTATTCTATAATAGGTTCCATTTAGATTTTGGTCCTATGCACATTGGGCATTTGTATCGATATGCGGTGATATTCCATGAGATTTTGAACGATCCCgaaaatttccaaaaagcGGTTGTATTTTACTCGTCTACTTCGACCAGACAGCGTTCCAATGCAGCTTGCATGTTGTGTTGCTATATGGTTTTGATTCAAGGATGGACACCGCATCAAGTTCTGCAACCGTTGGCGCAAGTTGATCCACCTTTCATGCCGTTCAGAGATGCCGGTTATTCGAACGCTGACTTCGAAATCACCATCCAGGATGTGGTATACGGTATCTGGAGAGCGAAAGAGAATGGATTGATTGACCTTTCCAACTTCCAATTGGAGACTTATGAGAAATACGAGAGGGTCGAAAATGGTGACTTGAACGCACTAACCCCAGATTTTATAGCATTTGCATCTcctcaagaagaaatgcGTAGACATCAGCCATTGGGTGCTTCTTCGAAAGCATTGAGTTCGAAGCCACATTTAAATCAGCCATTCCGTAAGGTTTTGGAATATTTTAAGGAGAATGATGTCCAACTTGTGGTAAGGCTCAATTCACATTTATACAATAAGAAGCATTTCGAAGATATCGGGATACAGCACTTGGACATGATTTTCGAAGATGGTACTTGTCCAGATTTATCAATCGTTCAGAACTTCGTAGGTGCTGCAGAAACCATAATCAAGCAGGGTGGTAAAATTGCAGTGCATTGTAAGGCGGGGCTCGGAAGAACCGGATGTTTGATTGGCGCACACCTCATTTATACATATGGATTTACCGCTAACGAGTGCATAGGTTTCTTGAGATTCATGCGACCCGGTATGGTCGTTGGTCCTCAACAACACTGGCTCTATCTAAATCAAAATACGTTCAGAGAATGGAAATACACCATGAGACTGTCTCAAGAGCCAAGCGATGTGATCGGTGGATTGTATCCATTGATCACTTTGGAAGAGTATAAgatacaaaagaagaaaaagaaggtagCATATGAATCAGAATACACCCAGGATGACCACACGATGACTCCTCCCTCCGTATCGAGAAAAACCATGGGCTTCCAAAAAAGTACAACTACAGCTGTACCTCAACAATCCCCAGGTCAGCCAAGAAAGGGCCACGGCGGTAACACCATTGAAGATattaacaaaaaagaaaaccagGGAGCAGGCAAAATTGCTGATAATAACAGCGATTTAGATGATTCCATGAACACAGAAAATAGCATGAAAACGTCCCCAAGTGATACTAGACCAATCAATAGCTCATTAGTGGAAGATGCAGATGCACTAAAACAAGTCCTTCCTAAGAACAGACGTCTTGTTTCCTCTAATGggaaaagaacaacaagtGGAGTCAGGAAAGTGTCTTCTAGTAAACGATAG